In Palaemon carinicauda isolate YSFRI2023 chromosome 21, ASM3689809v2, whole genome shotgun sequence, the following proteins share a genomic window:
- the LOC137615009 gene encoding uncharacterized protein has product MLEDYSHVNTKRKVVSLFSSLYDPIGLISLVTILDKLFIQKLWMMENASKEAYGVAYYVVTIEGKCQLLTAKARVTPKSMLELDEMWSDASTALQWVHSRQSTSPYVLNRVEEINRIRLNCRLLLKHVPMFCNPGVVGSSCQSRPQVQLMASWTSLANRRLRLPGPKQELCSLAAPDERVGRAQIPPFTPQVPTNTTYCHHLLTSDERAFFGQQNPYIDNNGVLRGHSRLSNAPPESGYMDPILLESHCALWRLIVEHWHEVLLHCNTSTLLVHLRKEFWVPRMRQQLKKILKPCIHCKRVQGQPYPTPPLAPVHPNRFNVEVPFRVTGLDYTGSFKVHRSHVDMVYLLLFTCAATRAVALETTTSLTVVKLVQAIRRFAARFGMPQCLCPTISQPFKLVRHS; this is encoded by the exons atgttagaggactactcgCATGTCAACACCAaaaggaaggttgtctctctgttttcatccctctacgaccctattggcctgatctcgctgGTCACTATCCTTGAcaagctcttcattcagaaactctggatgatggaga atgcctccaaggaAGCCTATGGAGTGGCTTACTAtgtggtcacaattgaaggtaaatgccagctcctcacagccaaggcaagAGTTACTCCTAAaagtatgctggaattggacgaga tgtggtccgatgcctccacggccctacagtgggtacacagccggcagagcacgtccccatatgttctcaatagggtcgaggagataaaccgtataaggttgaactgtcggttgcttctcaagcatgtccccatgTTCTGCAATCCTGGCGTTGTGGGGAGTAgctgccaaagtcgtcctcaagtccaacttatggcttcatggactAGCCTGGCTAATCGACGTCTCAGGTTACCCGGACCAAAGCAG gagctatgcagccttgctgcaCCTGACGAGCGGgtgggccgagcacaaattcccccatttacTCCACAGGTTCCCACGAACACCACTTACTGCCATCATTTGTTGACGTCTGATGAACGAGCCTTTTTCGGACAACAGaatccctatattgacaataacggtgttctaagaggtcATTCCCGCCTCAGTAATGCACCCCCagagtccggctacatggaccccattctcctagagtcccactgtgctctctggagaCTTATTGTTGAGCactggcatgaagtgctgctgcactgtaacacctccactcttcttgttcacttgcgcaaggagttttgggttccccgaatgcgacAACAattgaagaagattctcaaaccctgcatacattgcaaaagagtacaaggccagccgtacccaacaccaccgttagctccagtccaccccAACCGCTTCAATgttgaggtccctttcagagtaactggactggactacactggcagCTTCAAGGTACACCGTTCACATGTGGACATGGTCTACttactgctgtttacctgcgctgccacgcgggcggtagctcttgaaactactacttccttgacagttgtgaaactagtccaagcgatacgaaggttcgctgcccgatttgggatgccccaGTGCCTTTGTCCGACAATatctcaacctttcaagctggtcagacactcttga
- the LOC137615011 gene encoding uncharacterized protein: MQHPVIDGFKRDHNLTWKFITPRAPWQGGFYECLIGFSKLNLRKATYRCHPTYDEFVTLVREVECVVNDQPLTYLDVDDTTDTPLTPSHLLYGRTFSLGPQVYLADLTDPAFREGDILRNDYLKLTNMLQTFLKRWKYDYVSSLRERHQKSSCLHPTIRRDGDLCLLILDEVNQEEYPLTRILDVYPGRDGHIRTVKVRSANGEYVRPVNQLIPLEDNENTQTLSELSEEEPSNTHPLEYLDAPPRDQLSERDVGTTANAVSPVVIAAPRYVRPPWASSECARTLFQEIL, encoded by the coding sequence atgcaacaccctgttatcgaTGGGTTCAAACGGgaccacaacctcacttggaagttcatcactcctcgagccccatGGCAAGGAGGGTTTTATGAGTGCTTGATTGGGTTTAgcaaactcaacttgcgcaaagccacttaccgttgccaccctacgtatgatgagtttgtgaccttggtccgagaagtcgaatgcgtggtgaatgatcagcctctaacatatctggatgtgGATGACaccactgatacgcctttgaccccaagccacctactctatggtcgaacctTCTCATTGGGACCTCAAGTctacctggctgacttgactgatcctgcTTTTCGAGAGGGGGACATCCTCCGCAATGATTACCTGAAattgaccaacatgctgcaaacattcctgaagaggtggaagtatgactatgtcagttcccttcgagaacgacaccagaagtctagttgCCTTCACCCAACCATCCGCAGGgatggagatttatgcttgttgattctggacgaggtcaatcaagaggagtaccctttgacccgtatactcgacgtatacccaggtcgagatggacacatcagaacagtcaaggtccgctccgCAAATGGAGAGTATGTGCGTCCAGTCAACCAACTCATACCTTTGGAGGATAACGAAAATACCCAAACACTATCCGAACTAAGTGAGGAGGAACCTTCTAACACCCATCCTCTCGAATATCTTGACGCGCCTCCTAGAGACCAACTGTCCGAGAGAGATGTTGGGACCACAGCCAATGCTGtgtctcctgtagtcatcgcggcgcccCGCTACGTCAGGCCTCCATGGGCCTCTTCTGAATGTGCACGAaccctattccaggagatcttgtag
- the LOC137615008 gene encoding uncharacterized protein, with amino-acid sequence MDKPPQCSGSVQFNLKIGCRKHKVVAIVNPNVGKNIRMPGYIHADRTLEASGLRLADRQPGDNATGIEIILGADYLPRLLKRTRNIKSVNLFSTPGGYVVWGGLPYWSREGTEPPEVESLSLTLNRISVTDPVGLEALVENLWKLDAVGISNEPFSHLEAQAVDLFKCTTRYTNRRYTVQLPFKSNSRPEINFGRAFAQLMPLKKYKDPQLFIKYQAILDEYIKEGFIKPVELEPHNDGQMHYLPHHPVLKSSTSTPMRIVFNASPKSGPNSRSLNESFYTGPNLASKIQSIILQFREKPFGLTADISKALLRIEITQKHRDYCQFLFFKDSSMTEVVAYCFKVVLFGATSSPYLLNQTIQHHLDAQTSSLASQLKTSFYVDNFQRCYNLPTDILSESQSIEKIMLEANMPLAKWTTNAPISGDFTKMGPQDYLGLD; translated from the coding sequence atggacaaaccacctcaaTGTTCAGGCTCGgtacagttcaatttgaaaattggttgccgcaagcataaggtcgttgccatcgtcaacccgaacgtggggaagaacataaggatGCCTGGATATATCCATGCAGatcgcactctagaggctagtggtctacgtcttgcagacaggcagccaggTGACAATGcgactggcatagagatcatcctcggagccgattatCTTCCCCGACTCCTCAAGCGCACTCGCAACATCAAgagtgtcaacttgttcagtacaccaggtggatatgtggtttggggaggaCTGCCATATTGGTCACgggaagggacagaacccccagaggtcgAAAGTCTGTCGCTCACAttaaaccgcatcagcgtaacagaccctgtgggatTAGAGGCCCTCGtagagaatctttggaaactcgatgctgtgggcataagcaatgaacccttcagccatcttgaggcacaggccgttgatctcttcaagtgTACTACACGGTACACAAACAGGAGATACAcggtgcaactacccttcaagagtaaTAGCCGACCGGaaataaattttggtagggcttttgcccagctgatgccCCTTAAAAAATataaggaccctcagttattcattAAATACcaggccatccttgacgagtacataaaggagggctttatcAAGCCGGttgagctagaacctcataatgatggacaaatgcactacctaccacatcatcctgtcctcaaaagttccacctccacaccgatgcgcatagtattcaatgcctcgccTAAATCAGGACCgaattcaaggtctctgaatgaatcctttTACACCGGCCCAAACctggcctcaaaaattcagtccataaTCCTCCagtttagggaaaagccatttggtttgacggcagacatctctaaggctctCCTGCGGATAGAGATCACTCAgaaacaccgtgattactgtcagtttcttttctttaaggactccagtatgacCGAAGTTGTTGCGTACTGCTTCAAggtggtcctgtttggggccacctcgagcccatatttgcttaATCAGACAATCCAACACCATCTGGATGCTCAAAcaagtagtcttgcctcacagcttaaaacaagcttctacgttgacaacttccaACGTTGCTACAACttgcccacggacatccttagcgaaagtcagtcaatagaaaaaattatgctggaagccaacatgccccttgccaaatggaccactaatgcccccatctcgggagactttACCAAAATGGGCCCACAAGATTACCTCGGTCTCGACTAG